A genomic segment from Thermotoga neapolitana DSM 4359 encodes:
- the gndA gene encoding NADP-dependent phosphogluconate dehydrogenase yields MKSSIGLIGLAVMGQNLALNIARKGYKVSVFNRTAQKTEEFVKNRVKGEEIEPHYDIKDFVESLERPRKIILMVKAGKPVDDTISQLLPYLEPGDLIIDGGNSHYLDTERRFKDLTEKGFLFLGMGVSGGEYGALHGPSLMPGGSKKAYSLVEDILLKIAAKTEDGPCCTYVGERSAGHFVKMVHNGIEYAIMQSIAEIYHIMRDVLDLPTDEMSDIFKEWNSGELNSFLVEITYKILKRKDEETGKPMVDVILDRAEQKGTGKWTSQAALDLGIPTPSINLAVVERIISHFKEERTKLSKLYNKRRSALQKSEEFLKDLKDSLFFAMFMAFSQGMWLISEASKEFSYNVDLFEVLRIWKGGCIIRAKLIDTLRRYISDENAHLLESEEVISLLKERIGSLKNVLKVSIENEIPVPVLSSAYNYFMSLTEERLPANLIQAQRDFFGAHTFERVDKEGVFHINWEEGEIG; encoded by the coding sequence GTGAAATCCAGCATAGGTCTCATAGGTCTTGCGGTGATGGGACAGAATCTTGCATTAAACATCGCAAGAAAAGGTTATAAAGTCTCTGTTTTCAACCGAACGGCCCAGAAAACAGAAGAGTTCGTGAAAAATCGGGTGAAGGGCGAGGAAATAGAACCTCACTACGATATAAAAGATTTTGTAGAATCCCTTGAGAGACCAAGAAAGATCATTCTGATGGTGAAAGCAGGAAAACCTGTTGACGATACTATTTCCCAGCTTCTTCCCTATCTCGAACCGGGGGATTTGATCATAGACGGCGGGAATTCTCATTATCTGGACACAGAAAGACGCTTTAAAGATCTCACAGAGAAAGGGTTTCTCTTTCTTGGAATGGGAGTTTCGGGTGGTGAGTATGGAGCCCTCCATGGACCCTCTCTCATGCCTGGTGGAAGCAAAAAAGCGTACAGCCTGGTCGAAGATATCCTCCTGAAGATCGCTGCAAAAACGGAAGATGGCCCCTGCTGCACCTACGTTGGGGAAAGATCCGCCGGGCACTTTGTGAAAATGGTTCACAACGGAATAGAATACGCCATCATGCAATCGATAGCGGAAATTTATCACATCATGAGAGATGTTCTGGACCTTCCTACCGATGAGATGTCTGATATCTTCAAGGAGTGGAACTCTGGGGAACTCAATTCCTTCCTCGTGGAGATCACCTACAAGATCCTGAAAAGAAAAGACGAAGAGACGGGAAAGCCGATGGTTGACGTGATACTGGACAGAGCAGAACAGAAAGGAACCGGAAAGTGGACTTCTCAGGCAGCCCTGGATCTTGGAATTCCCACTCCCTCCATAAACCTGGCCGTGGTTGAAAGGATAATCTCCCACTTCAAAGAGGAAAGAACAAAACTTTCGAAACTGTATAATAAGAGAAGAAGCGCTCTCCAGAAGAGTGAGGAGTTCTTGAAAGATCTAAAAGATTCACTCTTTTTTGCCATGTTCATGGCCTTTTCTCAGGGTATGTGGTTGATCTCAGAAGCGTCAAAGGAGTTCAGCTACAACGTGGATCTTTTCGAGGTGCTCAGAATCTGGAAGGGAGGATGTATCATAAGAGCAAAGTTGATAGACACGCTGAGAAGATACATATCGGATGAAAATGCGCATTTGCTGGAGAGTGAAGAAGTGATTTCTCTTTTGAAAGAACGAATTGGTTCTTTGAAGAATGTTTTGAAGGTGTCCATAGAAAACGAGATCCCCGTTCCTGTTTTGAGTTCTGCTTACAACTACTTCATGAGTCTGACAGAAGAAAGGCTCCCCGCAAACCTCATCCAGGCTCAAAGGGACTTCTTCGGAGCACACACGTTCGAGAGAGTGGATAAAGAAGGTGTGTTCCACATCAACTGGGAGGAAGGAGAGATAGGATGA
- a CDS encoding TRAP transporter large permease has translation MLGALLFLLGIDVSFLMDFPFVRDIQRDTAGTILLLSNFFLTLMIGLPISLSLGFSALLTAFYLKIPAMIVFQKISAGINAFSLTAIPFFILAGQIMSEGGIASQIVEFSKLIVGRVRGGLAMVNIIASMFFGGVSGSSVADTSSIGAILIPAMEKEGYDREFSVAVTVTSSTQGIIIPPSHNMIIYSLAAGGVSIGALFMAGYIPGVMVGIAQMIVAYIIARKKNYPRAEKVPLKEALRIARNSILGLLVAIIIIVGIVAGIFTATEASVVAVVYAMVITLFVYRSLNLKSLVTVFKNATLTIAQVLFLIANASAFSYIMAYLRIPYTVAHGLLQITDNKYLLMLLINGVLLVLGMIMDMAPLILIVTPVLLPIVTQLGWSPIQFGIILLLNLSIGLCTPPVGNTLFVGCAVGKTTIEKVMKAIWPFYIAMIVVLLLVTYVPWFTMFLGSKFGG, from the coding sequence GTGCTGGGAGCTCTTCTTTTCCTTCTGGGAATAGATGTATCTTTTTTGATGGATTTTCCGTTCGTTCGAGACATTCAGCGCGATACGGCAGGAACTATTTTGCTTCTTTCAAACTTTTTCCTCACTTTGATGATAGGACTTCCAATTTCTTTATCTCTGGGCTTTTCCGCTCTTCTCACAGCTTTTTACCTCAAGATACCAGCTATGATTGTATTCCAAAAGATAAGCGCTGGCATCAATGCCTTTTCTTTGACCGCTATCCCTTTCTTCATACTAGCGGGGCAAATAATGTCGGAAGGAGGTATAGCAAGTCAGATAGTCGAATTTTCAAAATTAATAGTTGGGCGCGTGCGCGGAGGACTTGCAATGGTTAATATTATTGCGAGTATGTTCTTCGGTGGTGTCTCTGGATCATCAGTTGCTGATACCTCTTCAATAGGTGCCATATTGATACCTGCCATGGAAAAGGAAGGATACGATAGAGAGTTCTCCGTAGCGGTCACTGTCACTTCGTCTACACAGGGCATCATAATTCCTCCCAGTCATAACATGATAATCTATTCTCTGGCAGCTGGAGGTGTCTCCATAGGAGCTCTGTTTATGGCAGGATACATTCCGGGCGTAATGGTCGGTATTGCTCAGATGATCGTGGCTTACATAATCGCCAGAAAGAAAAATTATCCTAGGGCAGAGAAAGTACCCCTGAAAGAAGCTCTTCGAATTGCCAGAAACTCGATTCTTGGTCTCTTGGTAGCTATCATCATCATAGTAGGAATCGTTGCTGGTATATTCACTGCCACGGAGGCATCAGTAGTTGCTGTGGTTTATGCCATGGTGATAACTCTATTTGTTTATAGGAGTTTGAATCTCAAAAGTTTGGTGACCGTTTTCAAAAACGCTACTCTAACAATTGCACAAGTGTTGTTTTTAATAGCCAATGCTTCCGCTTTCAGTTACATTATGGCGTATTTAAGAATACCGTACACCGTTGCGCATGGACTTCTCCAAATAACCGACAATAAATATCTTCTAATGTTATTAATTAATGGTGTGCTCTTGGTTTTGGGAATGATTATGGACATGGCTCCTTTGATTCTTATAGTCACTCCTGTTTTGCTGCCAATAGTCACACAATTGGGATGGTCACCCATACAATTCGGTATTATCTTGCTATTGAATCTTTCAATTGGCCTATGTACACCACCAGTGGGTAATACACTATTTGTAGGATGCGCCGTGGGGAAAACAACCATAGAAAAAGTTATGAAAGCAATCTGGCCGTTTTATATAGCTATGATAGTTGTACTGCTACTTGTAACCTACGTCCCATGGTTTACTATGTTCCTGGGTAGCAAATTCGGTGGCTGA
- a CDS encoding TRAP transporter small permease has translation MIEIVKYSPSQLPLAGVLDLPQSIKEATVQMVEKITRVVNKINEIVENTTLGFATIGLFFMVGITFYQVVARYVFNRPPTWSEETTLLIMIWISLLMAGVGVKKGIHMKVELFLNALPFWIKKVAGIIVLLIIGYYGYAMAKYSYTLAIRLPNRLPATGISVAWMYMPASICGILIIFSVVMKLVEQFITKKLGGAAER, from the coding sequence ATGATTGAGATTGTCAAATACAGCCCCAGCCAACTGCCATTGGCTGGGGTTTTAGATTTGCCACAATCAATTAAGGAGGCCACGGTCCAGATGGTAGAAAAAATTACGAGAGTTGTGAACAAAATCAATGAGATCGTTGAAAACACCACTCTTGGTTTCGCAACAATCGGTCTTTTCTTTATGGTTGGTATTACTTTCTACCAAGTGGTAGCCAGATATGTATTCAACAGACCTCCAACTTGGAGTGAAGAGACCACCCTTCTTATTATGATTTGGATCTCTTTGTTAATGGCAGGAGTTGGGGTCAAGAAAGGAATCCACATGAAAGTGGAGCTCTTTTTGAATGCGTTGCCTTTCTGGATAAAGAAAGTGGCTGGGATAATTGTATTGTTGATCATAGGATACTATGGCTATGCAATGGCAAAGTACAGTTATACTCTGGCCATACGTTTGCCGAACAGGCTGCCCGCCACTGGTATTTCTGTGGCTTGGATGTACATGCCTGCTTCTATATGTGGTATCTTGATCATATTTAGCGTGGTGATGAAACTGGTGGAGCAATTCATAACCAAAAAATTAGGAGGAGCAGCAGAGAGATGA
- a CDS encoding TRAP transporter substrate-binding protein has translation MRKLLMLFVTLLVIVSISLFADPIILKAADDHAEGYPTVEALKFMGKIIEIMTNGKYKIEVYPSAQLGSEKETIEQTILGAIDIDRVSVSPLVAFYPPIGVLTLPYVFRDQDHMWKVLEGPIGEELLKGLEKVGLVGLCYYDAGARSFYTVKKPILKPEDLKGLKIRVQKNPVMIELMKTLGASPVPMAFEEVYTALQTGVIDGAENNPPSYYETRHFEVAPYYSLDGHTRIPEVVLVSKVLWDKLTDEEKLIFKTAALASAEYEKYLWNQWEEMALKKVQEGGAKIFHPDVTLFQKAVQPLYDRYPAYKEFLERIQAVK, from the coding sequence ATGCGAAAGTTGCTTATGCTTTTCGTTACACTTCTGGTTATAGTGAGTATCTCTTTGTTTGCTGATCCCATCATTCTAAAAGCAGCAGATGACCATGCAGAAGGGTATCCCACAGTTGAAGCTTTAAAATTCATGGGCAAGATCATCGAGATTATGACGAACGGAAAGTACAAAATCGAGGTTTATCCAAGTGCCCAGCTGGGTTCGGAAAAAGAGACGATAGAACAGACAATACTCGGAGCCATCGATATTGATAGGGTTTCGGTATCACCACTTGTGGCTTTCTATCCGCCAATAGGGGTTCTTACACTGCCTTACGTTTTCAGGGATCAAGACCACATGTGGAAAGTACTCGAGGGGCCTATTGGTGAGGAACTTCTTAAAGGCCTTGAAAAGGTGGGATTGGTTGGCCTGTGTTATTACGATGCAGGTGCGAGGAGCTTTTACACGGTTAAAAAACCTATTTTGAAACCAGAAGATCTGAAAGGTTTGAAAATACGCGTTCAGAAGAATCCGGTCATGATAGAACTGATGAAAACTCTTGGAGCGTCTCCTGTTCCAATGGCGTTCGAAGAAGTTTACACTGCTCTACAAACTGGCGTGATTGATGGTGCAGAGAACAATCCTCCAAGCTATTACGAGACCAGACATTTTGAAGTAGCACCTTATTACAGTCTGGATGGTCACACGAGAATACCTGAGGTTGTGTTGGTATCTAAGGTGCTCTGGGACAAATTGACTGATGAGGAAAAGCTCATATTCAAGACAGCTGCCTTGGCTTCCGCAGAGTACGAGAAGTACCTGTGGAATCAATGGGAAGAAATGGCTTTGAAGAAAGTCCAGGAAGGAGGGGCAAAGATTTTCCATCCAGATGTTACGCTCTTCCAAAAAGCAGTTCAGCCATTGTACGACAGATATCCAGCTTACAAAGAATTCTTGGAAAGGATTCAGGCCGTTAAATGA
- a CDS encoding ATP-binding cassette domain-containing protein: MSEYLVEMRGIKKSFGRVQALKGVDFWVKRNEIVGLLGDNGAGKSTLIKILVGYYRPDEGEIYFEGRKVSFKSPWDSRKLGIETVYQDLALVNLMPIWRNFFLGREVMKGPFGTLDVKRMKKITIEALKDIGIFVRSPDETVAFLSGGERQAIAIARAIHFGAKLLILDEPTAALSVGETQRVLEHILEAKRRGIAVIFITHNIYHVYEVADRFVLLEKGEKIGDLEKSETTPEKIMEIIAASSVGTMSR; this comes from the coding sequence ATGAGTGAGTATCTTGTGGAAATGCGTGGTATCAAAAAGAGCTTTGGGAGGGTTCAGGCTTTAAAAGGTGTGGACTTTTGGGTGAAAAGGAATGAAATAGTGGGTTTACTCGGAGACAATGGAGCAGGAAAGTCAACGTTGATCAAGATACTTGTTGGGTATTATCGGCCGGATGAGGGGGAAATATATTTTGAAGGGAGAAAAGTTTCTTTCAAATCACCCTGGGATTCCCGAAAGCTTGGCATAGAAACAGTTTATCAGGACCTTGCCCTGGTCAATTTGATGCCTATTTGGAGGAATTTCTTTCTGGGGCGAGAGGTTATGAAAGGTCCGTTCGGAACACTGGATGTTAAAAGGATGAAGAAGATCACCATAGAAGCCCTGAAAGACATAGGAATATTTGTGAGATCTCCCGATGAAACAGTTGCTTTCCTATCTGGTGGTGAAAGACAAGCGATAGCAATTGCAAGGGCCATTCATTTTGGTGCCAAGTTGTTGATACTCGACGAGCCCACAGCTGCCCTCTCGGTTGGAGAGACTCAAAGGGTGCTGGAGCATATACTTGAGGCCAAGAGAAGGGGAATAGCTGTCATTTTCATTACTCACAATATATATCATGTCTATGAAGTGGCCGACAGATTCGTGTTACTTGAAAAAGGAGAAAAAATAGGTGACCTTGAGAAATCAGAAACCACTCCTGAAAAGATCATGGAGATCATCGCTGCTTCTTCTGTTGGAACGATGTCTCGTTGA
- a CDS encoding ABC transporter permease: protein MINVSHSGSKSLMIRFPLMKELGAIVGIVVFFILFSVLSDRFLSMDNLASIFTMASELGIVAIGITLLMISGEFDLSVGSVYAVVPMAMAILINKGQPDVIALIISLLLGASLGLLNGIVTLKTGIPSFITTLGTMMFWRGILLAVTGGFPIMLERNSRVLNIFGGSIAGGLRYSGVWFIILAIVFWIILERTRYGNWVFATGGNLGAAKALGIPTDRVKIVNFIISSLLAGLAGITTFGRFKIVDPTLGQGMELEAIASAVIGGTLLSGGFGSVLGTFIGAFMIGMVRSGLVLAGAPAYWYRAFIGVILIVAAIINARIRKKVAG, encoded by the coding sequence ATGATAAACGTCAGTCACTCTGGCTCCAAATCGTTGATGATCAGGTTTCCTCTTATGAAGGAATTGGGAGCAATCGTGGGAATAGTGGTCTTCTTCATTTTGTTTTCTGTTTTATCAGATCGATTCCTGAGCATGGATAACCTCGCTTCAATTTTTACTATGGCTTCGGAGTTAGGGATAGTTGCTATTGGAATAACCCTCCTTATGATATCAGGGGAATTTGATCTTTCCGTGGGTTCTGTATATGCTGTGGTACCAATGGCTATGGCAATACTTATAAACAAAGGGCAACCCGATGTCATAGCCTTGATAATATCGTTGCTTTTGGGAGCGTCCTTGGGACTGTTAAACGGTATTGTCACGTTGAAAACAGGTATTCCTTCGTTCATCACCACTCTTGGAACTATGATGTTCTGGAGAGGAATTCTTCTAGCCGTTACCGGCGGATTTCCCATAATGCTTGAAAGAAACAGCAGGGTTCTTAACATATTTGGAGGCAGTATAGCGGGTGGATTAAGATATTCAGGTGTTTGGTTTATAATCCTGGCGATTGTTTTCTGGATAATACTTGAGAGGACCCGCTATGGAAACTGGGTCTTTGCAACAGGTGGTAATCTTGGCGCGGCAAAGGCTCTGGGAATACCAACAGACAGAGTGAAAATTGTAAATTTCATTATCAGCAGTCTTCTAGCAGGGCTGGCTGGGATTACTACTTTTGGGAGATTCAAGATAGTTGATCCCACTCTGGGACAGGGAATGGAACTGGAAGCCATAGCTTCTGCTGTAATCGGCGGCACCCTTTTGTCAGGGGGATTTGGAAGTGTCCTAGGCACCTTTATAGGGGCATTCATGATAGGGATGGTTCGAAGTGGTCTAGTTCTGGCAGGGGCTCCTGCTTACTGGTATAGAGCCTTTATAGGAGTCATTTTAATAGTTGCCGCTATAATAAACGCCAGGATAAGAAAGAAGGTGGCAGGATGA
- a CDS encoding sugar ABC transporter substrate-binding protein — MRRVLIFLMVVLAVFGFSKYTFYLVSHGGPADPFWAVVMKGLKDAGEKYGVETVYLGPEKYSLKEFIDLVNSAIARKPDGLIVTITNPVALDEPLRKAIKMGIPVVAINVPDTRPPEEAIPYLVYVGMDEYLAGVYAARRMLQEFTPKRAVIAIHEPGHAGLEARAKGIMDVLSEKNIPVEKLDITTDPTKALSIMKSYLMKHPDTDAIFTLGPLGAHPAIQLVEEEGLKGKVKIGAIDLTTKIIEAIKDGTVLFTIDQQQYLQGYLPVVFLYLYKEYGLIPHEKVLTGPSIVDKSNVDVVEKTVREGYR, encoded by the coding sequence ATGAGAAGGGTCTTGATCTTCCTGATGGTAGTACTGGCTGTTTTTGGATTCTCGAAGTACACGTTCTATCTTGTCTCGCATGGAGGACCTGCTGATCCGTTTTGGGCAGTGGTTATGAAGGGTTTAAAGGATGCTGGTGAAAAATATGGAGTAGAAACGGTTTACCTCGGGCCAGAGAAATATTCTTTGAAAGAGTTCATTGATCTTGTAAACAGCGCTATTGCCAGGAAACCGGACGGTTTGATAGTTACAATAACCAATCCCGTGGCTCTGGATGAGCCTCTGAGAAAGGCTATAAAAATGGGTATTCCGGTGGTAGCAATAAACGTGCCGGATACAAGGCCACCTGAAGAGGCTATACCGTACCTGGTTTACGTTGGTATGGATGAATATCTAGCAGGAGTTTATGCTGCCAGGAGAATGTTACAGGAGTTCACTCCAAAAAGAGCTGTTATTGCCATTCACGAACCTGGACACGCTGGTTTGGAAGCAAGAGCCAAGGGTATTATGGATGTTCTCTCCGAAAAGAACATTCCTGTTGAAAAGCTTGATATCACAACAGACCCCACGAAAGCACTGAGCATTATGAAGAGTTATCTCATGAAGCATCCTGATACCGATGCCATTTTCACTCTTGGGCCATTGGGAGCGCATCCTGCCATTCAACTTGTTGAAGAGGAAGGTTTAAAAGGAAAAGTGAAGATAGGAGCCATAGATCTTACAACCAAGATCATAGAAGCTATAAAAGATGGTACTGTGCTTTTCACCATAGACCAACAGCAGTATCTCCAGGGTTATCTACCCGTTGTTTTCCTCTACTTATACAAGGAATACGGTCTTATACCACATGAAAAGGTGCTCACTGGTCCTTCTATCGTCGACAAAAGCAACGTGGACGTTGTGGAAAAAACGGTCAGAGAAGGTTACAGATAA
- a CDS encoding MBL fold metallo-hydrolase, whose product MDLGFLGTAWAVSTEERDNTSIFLKSGNTFILVDCPGNVWGRLLKMRLNPLELDAIFITHGHVDHVYGLPSLLEMMRLNGRKRPLSIYVGEDFLVLVEKLLDLFEIANHPDSFKIDLFGLDYKSSLFRVKDLMIETFPVNHTVRNLALKFRNDNVSIVYSSDTAYHEPLAEFASNCDVLIHEATMSTKLGDAFREGHSTPSDAARIAEKARVKQLFLVHVGFSVSENPQKAIEEARNFFDGIVVIPKDLEIYSF is encoded by the coding sequence ATGGATTTAGGTTTTCTGGGAACAGCCTGGGCAGTTAGTACAGAAGAGCGGGATAATACTTCGATATTTCTCAAATCTGGTAATACATTCATTCTGGTTGACTGTCCCGGCAATGTATGGGGGAGACTTTTGAAGATGAGACTCAACCCTCTTGAACTGGACGCAATTTTCATAACACATGGGCATGTAGATCATGTATACGGTTTACCATCACTTTTGGAAATGATGCGCTTGAATGGAAGAAAACGTCCTTTATCCATTTATGTTGGTGAAGACTTTCTTGTATTGGTCGAAAAGTTATTGGACCTCTTTGAGATAGCAAATCATCCTGATTCTTTCAAAATCGATCTTTTTGGATTGGATTACAAATCCTCTCTTTTTAGGGTAAAAGATCTGATGATAGAAACGTTTCCTGTTAACCACACAGTAAGGAATCTGGCGCTGAAATTCCGGAACGACAATGTATCGATTGTCTACTCAAGCGACACGGCATATCATGAACCCCTAGCGGAATTTGCCAGTAATTGTGATGTTCTTATTCACGAAGCCACCATGAGTACCAAACTTGGAGATGCATTCAGAGAAGGACATTCCACACCATCAGATGCTGCCAGGATAGCAGAGAAAGCAAGAGTCAAACAACTTTTCCTGGTCCACGTTGGATTTTCAGTTAGTGAAAATCCCCAAAAGGCTATTGAGGAAGCGAGAAACTTTTTCGATGGTATTGTTGTCATACCAAAAGATCTTGAAATCTACAGTTTCTAG
- a CDS encoding ABC transporter ATP-binding protein, whose translation MSVAVLECVNLKKYYGHVRALDDVSFTIEGSELLAVIGPSGSGKTTLLRSVAGFVRLDSGRIYLHGQDITDLAPEKRDVAMVFQNYALWPHMTVFENIAYGLKIKRIDKAKIREKVEWALKFLGLEGLADRKPSQLSGGQQQRVALARAIVVEPKLLLLDEPLSNLDAKIRLRIRFELKALQQKLGIPTLYVTHDQEEALSIADRVIIIHNGKILQVGTPEEIYRNPSNLFVADFVGVNTIIKVPVKNGVAKIGNVEKRIPNQQKIATVVIRADEVILSTNKNVESGPEDLVLTGVIRGRLYLGSKYRYEMEVDGVNEPVFINHGSDVETGTEVKVVVPKGSYFIF comes from the coding sequence ATGAGCGTGGCGGTGCTTGAATGCGTCAACTTAAAGAAATACTATGGTCACGTGCGTGCATTAGATGACGTGTCTTTCACTATAGAAGGGAGTGAGCTGCTGGCGGTAATAGGTCCCAGCGGTTCTGGGAAAACCACATTGCTGAGATCTGTAGCAGGTTTTGTTAGACTCGACTCGGGGAGAATATATCTTCACGGCCAGGATATCACAGATCTTGCCCCAGAGAAAAGAGATGTTGCTATGGTTTTCCAAAATTACGCTCTTTGGCCCCATATGACCGTGTTTGAAAACATCGCCTATGGTTTGAAGATCAAAAGAATCGATAAAGCGAAAATAAGGGAAAAAGTTGAATGGGCATTGAAGTTCCTCGGATTGGAAGGGCTCGCCGACAGGAAGCCCAGCCAGTTGTCAGGAGGCCAACAACAACGAGTGGCTTTGGCGAGGGCAATAGTGGTGGAGCCAAAATTACTTTTGCTGGATGAGCCACTTTCAAATCTGGATGCTAAAATCAGGCTTCGTATACGTTTTGAACTCAAAGCTTTGCAGCAAAAATTAGGGATTCCAACGCTCTACGTCACACATGACCAAGAGGAAGCCCTTAGCATAGCAGATAGAGTTATCATCATTCACAATGGAAAAATACTCCAGGTTGGCACACCGGAAGAGATTTATCGCAATCCCAGTAATCTTTTTGTAGCAGATTTTGTAGGAGTAAACACCATCATAAAAGTTCCCGTGAAGAACGGTGTTGCAAAAATAGGGAATGTTGAGAAACGAATTCCTAACCAGCAAAAAATAGCCACTGTTGTCATTAGAGCCGATGAAGTGATACTTTCAACCAATAAGAATGTGGAGTCTGGGCCAGAGGACCTTGTTTTAACGGGTGTGATTAGGGGGAGGCTCTACTTAGGTTCAAAGTATCGATATGAGATGGAAGTCGACGGAGTAAATGAACCTGTTTTTATAAACCATGGAAGTGATGTTGAGACAGGCACAGAGGTTAAGGTGGTTGTACCAAAAGGGAGCTACTTTATCTTCTAG
- a CDS encoding ABC transporter permease — translation MKRFSIWKMALRLALKVIIVALILILMIGPLVGIVLWSFARRWYWPSPIPQEFTLKFWLEVFEQGRVLDSLVLSVTVALITVAFSLALALPAAYGFARYKLPMERVLLILFLMPQAFPQLPVFINLASIFGRIGLRGNMWGIILAHTMASLVFSLWIITATFKSIPLELEQAAQNLGASRFKVFWTITFPLAIPGLIAGSIFVFLWSMGEFTAAFFIGAPFIQTAPVLMYTASMGYNMQIASVISIILIVPSLLFMILIERYLKAEYISGLGG, via the coding sequence GTGAAACGATTCAGTATATGGAAAATGGCTTTAAGGCTGGCATTAAAGGTTATAATTGTTGCTCTCATACTGATTCTCATGATAGGACCACTTGTAGGTATAGTTCTGTGGAGTTTTGCCCGGAGATGGTACTGGCCGAGTCCCATCCCTCAGGAATTTACTCTCAAATTCTGGCTTGAGGTGTTTGAACAGGGAAGAGTACTTGACTCATTGGTATTGAGTGTAACCGTAGCACTCATTACTGTGGCATTTTCACTGGCCCTTGCCTTACCAGCGGCCTATGGATTTGCAAGATACAAACTTCCCATGGAACGGGTTCTTCTGATTCTTTTCCTCATGCCTCAGGCGTTTCCGCAGCTTCCAGTTTTCATCAACCTGGCCAGTATTTTTGGCAGAATTGGTCTCAGGGGAAATATGTGGGGTATCATACTGGCTCATACCATGGCTTCTCTTGTTTTTTCACTGTGGATTATTACAGCCACCTTCAAATCGATACCTCTGGAACTTGAGCAGGCTGCACAGAATTTAGGAGCCAGCAGGTTCAAGGTGTTCTGGACAATAACATTTCCTCTGGCCATACCTGGTCTTATTGCTGGTTCGATTTTTGTCTTTTTATGGTCAATGGGAGAATTTACAGCTGCGTTTTTCATAGGAGCACCTTTTATTCAAACAGCACCGGTTTTGATGTACACGGCAAGTATGGGATACAATATGCAGATAGCCAGTGTTATCTCTATTATTCTGATCGTTCCATCACTACTTTTCATGATACTCATTGAAAGATATTTGAAAGCAGAGTACATATCCGGACTTGGAGGTTGA
- a CDS encoding ABC transporter permease has product MEEKIKSPVGFLLILPALSVLGLLYVYPLTRAIWSSFYDKAGSFTLANYAKIFELYTRDIIYSVLMTVATVGVVLVISIVISSYLRFKEWKFLDYMYRLPLFIPFLIVGHAMRIFLAPHGTLNSLLTRILGVEELPGISGSWAGLLFAFVWVMTPFATLIILGAFKALDPAYVEAAQNLGASKIRIVFDILIPLSKPSIMVAMILTFVRTISSLTIPLMVGPNKPNMITVDMMFRVNYFNDWGAANSLGVVSYLIVMALAIYYLRYMVTERGGIKG; this is encoded by the coding sequence TTGGAAGAGAAAATAAAGAGTCCAGTTGGTTTCCTTTTGATATTACCCGCTCTTTCCGTCCTCGGCTTGCTCTATGTTTACCCTTTGACCAGGGCTATATGGAGTAGCTTCTACGACAAAGCGGGCAGTTTTACTCTGGCAAATTATGCGAAGATCTTTGAGCTTTACACACGTGACATCATCTACTCAGTTTTGATGACAGTTGCTACAGTGGGAGTAGTTTTGGTGATAAGTATTGTTATTTCCAGTTACTTGCGTTTTAAGGAGTGGAAATTCCTTGATTATATGTACCGACTCCCTCTTTTTATCCCTTTTCTAATCGTGGGGCATGCGATGCGAATATTCCTAGCACCGCACGGTACATTGAACTCCCTGTTGACGAGAATTCTTGGCGTTGAGGAATTACCTGGCATCTCCGGTAGTTGGGCGGGTCTTCTTTTTGCTTTTGTGTGGGTGATGACACCTTTTGCTACTCTTATCATTCTTGGTGCATTTAAAGCACTCGACCCTGCTTATGTTGAAGCAGCACAGAATCTGGGAGCTTCAAAAATTAGAATTGTTTTCGACATACTGATACCCCTTTCAAAGCCTTCAATAATGGTAGCAATGATTTTAACCTTTGTGAGAACCATTAGCAGTCTCACTATTCCGTTGATGGTGGGTCCAAACAAGCCAAACATGATTACCGTCGATATGATGTTCCGTGTGAATTATTTCAACGATTGGGGAGCAGCCAACAGCCTTGGCGTTGTTTCCTACTTGATCGTTATGGCTCTGGCAATCTACTACCTAAGATACATGGTCACTGAACGAGGGGGTATCAAAGGGTGA